The window CGGCCAGGCCCAGCGCCGCGCGCCCGCCGTCGGGCCGGGGCGGCGACGGGGCCAGCGAGCCGGCCCGGCACAGCAGGTCGGCGCAGGCGATCCGGACCAGTTCCCGACGGCGCAGCGCGCGGATCGCCCGGGTGGCCTCGACCGGGTCGGAGTGCCGGGCCGCGGCGGCGGCGAAGCCCTCGCAGAGGACCGTGCTGGGCCGGGGCACCAGCTCGCTCTCCTCGGCCAGCAGCCGCAGCGCCTCCGGCTCGCGGGCCAGCAGGTCGGCGGCGTAGCGGGAGGAGGAGAGCACCCGGGCCAGCCGGCGGGCCACCGGCCCGGAGTCGCGCAGCAGGCGCAGGTACCAGGGGGTGCTGCCGAGCTTGTCGGAGACCTGCCGGTAGTTGAGCAGGCCGCGGTCCGGCTCGGGGGCGTCGGCGAACTCGCTGAGCAGCACCGGCAGCAGGGTGCGCTGGATGGCGGCGGTGCGGCTCACCCCGCCGGTGAGGGCCTGGAGGTGACGCAGCGCCCCGGCGGGGTCGGCGAAGCCGAGGATCTCCAGCCGGTGCCGGGCCGCCTCGGGGGTCAGCCGCAGCCCGTCGGCCGGCACCCGGGCCACCGACTCCAGCAGCGGCCGGTAGAGCAGCTTGGCGTGCAGTCGGCGTACCTCGGCGGCGTGGGTGACCCACTCGGCGCGGAACTCCTCGACGGCGCTGCGGCCCGGCGTGGCGGTGTGGCCCAGCGCGGCGGCCAGCCAGCGCAGCGCGGCCGGCTCGGTCGGCACGGTGTGGGTGCGGCGCAGCCCCTGGAGCTGGAGGCGGTGCTCGACGCCGCGCAGGAAGCGGTAGCCGCGCAGCAGCGCCTCGCCGTCGGCCCGGCCGACGTAGCCGCCGGCGACCAGCGCGCGCAGCGCCGGGATGGTGCCGGGCACCCGCAGCGACTCGTCGCCCCGGCCGTGCACGAGTTGCAGCAGCTGCACGGCGAACTCGATGTCGCGCAGCCCGCCCGGACCCCGCTTGATCTCGCGCTCCAGCTCCTTCGGCGGGATGTTGTCGATGATCTTGCGCCGCATGGCGCGGACGTCCTCGACCGCCTCGGGCCGCTCGGCGGCCCGCCACACCAACGGGGCGAGCTGGTCGATCCACTCCCGGCCCAGCGCCAGGTCACCGGCCGCCGGCCGCGCCTTGAGCAGCGCCTGGAACTCCCAGGTGCGCGCCCACCGCCGGTAGTAGGCGAGGTGGCTGGCCAGCGTCCGCACCAGCGGCCCCCGGTTGCCCTCCGGACGCAGGGCCGCGTCGACCGGCCAGGCGACCAGTCCGCAGACGTGGATGAGCCGGGTGGCGACCGTGGTGGCCGCGGCGAGGTCGTCGTCCTCGGCGGCCACGAAGATCACGTCGACGTCGGAGACGTAGTTCAGCTCGTCGCCGCCGCACTTGCCCATCGCCACGACGGCCAGCCGGGGCCGGGGGGTGCCCTCCGGCAGCTCGCCGACCGCGATCTCGTACGCCGCGGCCAGGGTCGCGTCCGCCAGCGCGGAGAGCGCGGCCATGGTCTGCTCCAGGCCCCGGCCGCCGGTCAGGTCGGCCGCCGCGATCCGCAACAGCGCCAGCCGGTACGCCCTGCGCAGCACCGCCACCGGCTGCCCGTCGCCGGACAGGTCGAGCCGCCCCTCGGCGGTCGGCGCCAGCCCGTCCGGGGCGGTGCACAGCGCCGGCCACTGGTCCGGGTTGGCGACCAGGTGGTCGCCGAGCGCCGACGAGGCGCCGAGGACGGCGATCAGCCGGCGGCGCAGGCCGGGGTCGTCGGCGAGCCCCGCCAGCAGCGCCGACGGCGCCTGTTCCGGGGCCTCCCGACGCTCGGCCTCGACCGGCGTCCCGGGGTGGGCCTTCCCCCCGGACCGGCCCGTGGCGGGGCCGGTGCCGTTCGCGGCCATCCGGCGCTCGGCCTCGACGATGCGGTGCAGCTGGCGCAGCGCCAGGTCGGGGTCGGCGGCCCGGGAGAGCGCGGCGAGCAGCTCCGCCGCGCGACCGTCGGTGGGCTCCTGCACGTCCGGCCGCCACAGCCCCAGCCCGTCCGGGCCGAGCAGGTCGGCGGCGCGGGTGGCGCCGGCACCGCCGTCGGTGCCGAAGCCGTAGCGGGCGAGCCGTCCCGCGGCCCTGGCCGGCCGGCTCATCACTGCCCGAGCAGGGGCAGGCTGCGGCGGGGCGTGGCGTCCTCCAGCTCACCCAGGGCCAGCGCGGCGAACCGGGCGGCGAACGGCTGCCAGACCTCCTCGACGTCGACCATCACGTCGTGGCAGGCCGCCACCACCAGGTCGGGGTCGTAGCCCAGCTCGGCCAGCAGCCTCGAGTCGGCTGCCCAGTCGGCGATCATGGCGGTGTCGCACTCGATGTGGAACTGCAACCCCCAGGCCCGGTCGCCGAGGCGGAAGGCCTGGTGGGGGTAGCGGGTGGAGGCCGCCAGCAGGGTGGCGCCGCGGGGCAGCTCGGTGATCTCGTCGGCGTGCCACTGGAACACGTCGGGGATCAGCGGGACGTAGCGGAACAGCGGGTCGGTGTCGGCGGCGTCCCGCTTGCCGACCACGCAGGGGCCGACCTCGGGGCCGCTCGGGCTGCGCACGACCTCGCCCGCGTGCGCCGTGGCCAGCAGCTGCGCGCCGAGGCAGATGCCGAGGGTCGGCACCCGGTGCCGGACGGCCTTGCGCAGCAGCCCCTCCAGCGCCGGCAGCCAGGGCGCGGCGGGCGACCCGTCCGGCAGCGGGTACGGCGCCATCGCGCCGCCGAGCACGACCAGCGCCGAGTATCCCTCCAGGTCGGCGGGGATCTCGTCACCGGCGTGGGCGCGAACCACCCACAGGTCGAGGCCGGCTTCGGTCAGCCACTCGCCCAGCCGGCGGACGTCGTCGGTCGGGTCGTTCTCGATCACCAGCGCGGTAGCCACGACGTCGAGGCTAGCCGGTGGCCCGGACGGACCCCGGAACGCCTCCACCGGCGCGGCGGACGATCGAACTCAGGGGGCGCGCAGCGCGTCGAGCATCCGGGCCAGGGCGGTGCGGGTGTCGGCCAGGGCGGTCGGGTCGGCCGCCCTGGCGATCCAGAGCGCCGCCTCGTTCATCGCACCCGAGAGCAGGTGGGTGATGGGCGCCACCGGCTGCGGCGCGATCAGCCCCTCCTGGATCAGCAGGGTCAACGCGTCGGCCAGGTGCCGGCCTGACGCCGCCTCGTCCAGCGCGCGCCACTCGTTCCAGCCGAGCACCGCCGGGCCGTCGATCAACATGATCTGCTGGATCTCGGGATCGGTGCTCGCGGTGAGGAACGCCTGGCAGCCCGCCGTGAACCGGGCCCACGGGTCCGCCTCGGCGTCGGCGGTCGTGGCGACCCGGTGTGCCACCTCCCGCTGCACCTCCGCCAGCACCGCCCGGAACAGCTCGGCCTTGCCGGCGAAGTGGTGGTAGAGCGCGCCCTTGGTGACTCCGGCCACCCGCACGATCTCCGCCAGGCCGACCGCCGCGTAGCCCCGGGTGGCGAACAGCTGCCGGCTCTCGGCCACCAGGGCCCGCCGGGTCTGTTCCCGCTGCTGCGCCCGGACACCCTCGGTCATCGCATCTCCTCGTTGACATACCAACGGTATGTGAAATACGGTCCTCGACATACCGACGGTATGCGAAAGGGCCGAGATGAACCTGACCAGCTTCTACCCCGTCGTCTGCACCGCACAGCTGCGCGAGTCACACGACTTCTACCGACGCTTCTTCGGCTTCGAGACGACCTTCGAGGCCGACTGGTACGTGAGCCTGCGCCGACCGGGGCCGCCCGCGTACGAACTGGCACTGCTCGACCACCAGCACCCGACGCTGCCCGAGGCGTACCGGGCACCCGTGCGAGGATTCCTGCTCAACCTGGAGGTGACCGACGTCGACGCCGAATGGGAGCGGCTCGTCGTCCGGGGCGGACTGCACGCCGAACTGCCGCTGCGTGACGAGGACTTCGGGCAGCGGCACTTCATCGTCGCCGCACCCGACCGGGTGCTGATCGACGTGATCACGCCCATCCCACCGTCGGGGGCGCACGCAGAGCAGTACCTCGACGGCTGAGCCGCCCGCGCGACTAGGCTCTGCCGCTGTGTCAGACCTCGCCCGCACGAGTCCCGCCACCGCCGTACGACCGCCGGCGCTGCGCCCCGGCGAGACGGTGATGCTGGTGTCGCCGTCCGGGCCGACCCGACCGGAACGGGTGGCCCGGGGTGTCGAGCTGCTCACCGGCTGGGGACTGCGGCCGGTGCTGGCGCCGAACGCGTACGCCCGGCAGGGCTACCTCGCCGGCACGGACGACCTGCGCGCCGCCGACCTGAACGCGGCGTTCGCCGATCCCGAGGTGCGCGGGGTGATCTGCACCCGGGGCGGCTACGGCGCGCAGCGGATCGTCGACGCGATCGACATGGCCGCCGTACGCCGCGACCCGAAGGTGGTCGCCGGCTTCTCCGACATCACGGCGTTGCAGTTCGCACTCTGGCGGGGTGCCCGGCTGGCCGGCGTGCACGGCCCGGGGGCGGCCTGGCTGGACGAGCGCACGCCGCTCCGCTCGGCCGAGTCGCTGCACGCCGCCCTGATGACCACCGAGCCGGTCACGGTCAGCGCCGTCGCCGAGGAGGAGACCTTCGCGGTACGCGTGCCCGGCCGGGCCACCGGCCCGCTGCTGGGCGGCAACCTCTGCCTGGTCGTGGCGTCGCTGGGCACCCCGGACATGCCGGACCTGACTGGCGCGCTCCTGCTCGTCGAGGACGTCCAGGAGCCGCCCTACAAGGTGGACCGGATGCTCACCCAGCTCCGCCGCGCCGGGGTCCTGGACGGGCTGGCCGGGGTGGCGGTGGGCCAGTTCACCGACTGCGCGGACGGCTGGTCGGTCGGCGTCGCCGACGTGCTCTCCGAGCGCCTCGGCGACCTCGGGGTCCCGGTCCTCGGCGGCCTGCCGATCGGTCACGGCCCCGGCCAGCTCACCGTCCCCGTGGGCACCGAGGCCACCCTCGACGCGGAAACCGGCACCCTGACGGTCACCCCCGCCGTCCGCTGACCCCACCCACCCACCCCACCCCGCGCCCCGCGCCCCGCGCCCGACGCCCGACGCCCGACGCGTTGATCATGAAGTTATTACCGCAAGACGCCCGTATTGCCGTAATTAACTTCATGATCAACGCGCCGAGGGCGGGGGCGCGGGCCGGGGGGATGGGTGGGTGGGTCAGGGGGTCAGGTGGGCCAGGGCGCCCGTTTCCAGGGCGGCCCAGACCGTGGCGTCCGGGGCGACCGTGAGGCCGTGGGGTTCGGAGGCCGGGGTCGGCAGGTCGTAGGTGTCGATCGTGCCGTCCTGGGCGACGTGGCCGATGCGGTTGCCGCCCCACTCGGTGTACCAGCAGCCGCCGGCCGGGTCGGCGACGATCGCGTGCGGCCGGGCGGACCGGTCCGGCAGCGGGTACTCGGTGATCCGCCCGTCCGGGGTGATCCGACCGAGCTGACCGGCGCCGATCTCGACGAACCAGAGCGCCCCGTCGACGCCGGCGGTGATGCCGACCGGCGCGGCCCCCTCGGTCGGCAGCGCGTGCAGGGTCACGGCGCCGTCCATGCCGATCCGGCCCACCGCGTTCGCCTGGTTGAGCGTGAACCAGACGGCCTCGTCCGGCCCGGCGGCGACCATCGAGGCGAAGCCGCCGCTCACCGGCAGCGGGAACCGCGTCTGCTCCCCGTCGACGGTGACCCGACCGATCGCGTCGGCGTTCATGGCCGCGTACCAGAGGGCGCCGTCGGGACCGGCGGCGATGCCGCAGGGGCCGGTCCCGGCCGGAAGCGCGACGGCGCTCAGCACGCCGTCGGTGGTGATCCGGCCGATCCGGTCGTCGCCGGAGCGGGTGAACCAGAGGGCGCCGTCGGGGCCCGGGGTGATGATCAACGGTCGGCTGTCGGGCGACACCGACCAGGTGCGCAGCTCACCGCCCGTACCCATCCGGGCGATGCCGCCGGCATGGGCCAGCGTCAGCCAGAGCGCGCCGTCGGGGCCGACCGTGATGCCGTACGGGCCGCCGCCCGCCCCGGCCAGCGGGACTTCCCTGATCTTCGCGGACGTCGTCACGAGGGTCACCTTCCGTCACCTGCTCCGCCCCGGCGGGGCCCTGCCGACCGCACACCCTCGCCGCTAGCGCGCGTCGATGCAACCCGTTTGTCCGGTCGGGCGGCCCCCGGATTGCCAGCTCGCTGACAGGGTCGCCACGGCATCCCCTCAGCCCTACCGGTCACTGTCGGTGAGGTCATCGCACGACCCATCGACGAGTTGGAGGACGACATGTCCCGCACCACGAGGAAGAAGCACCTGCTGGCCGGGCTGGCCGCGGCCGGCGTACTCGGCGTGGGCCTCGCCGCCCCGACGGTCGCATTCGCCGCGGACGGCGACACCCCGGCGCCGGGCGCCAGCACCAGCGCCGCCGAGGGCGGCGACCGCCAGCAGCAGCGGGCCGACCGGCAGGCGGAGTTCGCCGGGAAGCTGGCCACAGAGTTGGGCGTCGACACCGACAAGGTGACGGCCGCGCTGGAGAAGCTGCGCGAGGAGCACAAGCCCGCCGACCGGCCCGGGAAGGGCGACCGGCCCGAGAAGGCCGGTAAGGGCGACCCCGCCGACCGGCAGGCCGCGATGAAGGAGCGCCTGGCGCAGGCCGTCGAGGACGGCAAGCTCACCCAGGAGCAGGCCGACGCCGTCACCGCCGCCGCCGAGGCCGGCGTCCTGCCCGGCCCTGGCGGTCGGGGCGGCCACGGCGGACCGGCCGGCAAGTGACGTACGCCGTCCGCCCCGGCGACCCGGCCGGGGCGGGCGGCGACCCGGCCGGTCTTGCTCAGGCCCCCGGTGGCGGGGCGTAGACGCCGAAGTGGTTGCCGACCGGGTCGGCCAGGTGGGCGAAGGTGAGCCCGTTGTCGTTGGACCTCGGCGGCACCAGCACCTTGCCGCCCGCCGACGCCGCCCGCCGGGCGGCGTCGGCCACGTCGGCCACCTGGACGTAGAAGATGGCGTAGTTCGGGCTCGCCCCGCCGGTGTCCCGGATCGCGCCCTGGATGGAACCCGCTGGCCCCGCCTCCGTCACCCGGTACGACGCCTCCGGCGTCCCCTGCTCGCCGAACGCCCAGCCGAACAGGTCGGTGTAGAAGCGCCCGGTCTCCTCCGGCCGGTCCGTGCCGACCTCGAACCAGTTGACCCCGCTGGTGATCGTGGACATGTGTCGCCTCCCGTTCGCGCGCCGGCCGTTCGGCCGGCGCCGTCAGGAGTCAGCCTCCGCCCCGTCCGCGACACCGTCCTGTCGGTGTTTGCGACCAGACCG is drawn from Micromonospora sp. NBC_01740 and contains these coding sequences:
- a CDS encoding bifunctional [glutamine synthetase] adenylyltransferase/[glutamine synthetase]-adenylyl-L-tyrosine phosphorylase, encoding MSRPARAAGRLARYGFGTDGGAGATRAADLLGPDGLGLWRPDVQEPTDGRAAELLAALSRAADPDLALRQLHRIVEAERRMAANGTGPATGRSGGKAHPGTPVEAERREAPEQAPSALLAGLADDPGLRRRLIAVLGASSALGDHLVANPDQWPALCTAPDGLAPTAEGRLDLSGDGQPVAVLRRAYRLALLRIAAADLTGGRGLEQTMAALSALADATLAAAYEIAVGELPEGTPRPRLAVVAMGKCGGDELNYVSDVDVIFVAAEDDDLAAATTVATRLIHVCGLVAWPVDAALRPEGNRGPLVRTLASHLAYYRRWARTWEFQALLKARPAAGDLALGREWIDQLAPLVWRAAERPEAVEDVRAMRRKIIDNIPPKELEREIKRGPGGLRDIEFAVQLLQLVHGRGDESLRVPGTIPALRALVAGGYVGRADGEALLRGYRFLRGVEHRLQLQGLRRTHTVPTEPAALRWLAAALGHTATPGRSAVEEFRAEWVTHAAEVRRLHAKLLYRPLLESVARVPADGLRLTPEAARHRLEILGFADPAGALRHLQALTGGVSRTAAIQRTLLPVLLSEFADAPEPDRGLLNYRQVSDKLGSTPWYLRLLRDSGPVARRLARVLSSSRYAADLLAREPEALRLLAEESELVPRPSTVLCEGFAAAAARHSDPVEATRAIRALRRRELVRIACADLLCRAGSLAPSPPRPDGGRAALGLADVTAVGTALADVTDATLAAALRAARAAQPPVPGLRFAVIGVGRLGGYESNYLSDADVLFVYDAPTGAGDGAAGAAARAIAEELRRLLGMPAPDPPLGVDADLRPEGRQGPLVRSLAAYAQYYARWSKVWEAQALLRARFVCGDADLGAEFVAMIDPVRHPADGLSREQVVEIRRIKARVEHERLPRGADPATHTKLGRGGLADVEWAVQLLQLRHAGALPALRGTRTLDALAAARDAGLVDPTDATEMAAGWTLAAQVRNALMLVRGREGDQLPRHGVELAGVVRLLGRDDPGEFLDEYLRTCRRSRAAMERVLDS
- a CDS encoding type 1 glutamine amidotransferase, whose protein sequence is MATALVIENDPTDDVRRLGEWLTEAGLDLWVVRAHAGDEIPADLEGYSALVVLGGAMAPYPLPDGSPAAPWLPALEGLLRKAVRHRVPTLGICLGAQLLATAHAGEVVRSPSGPEVGPCVVGKRDAADTDPLFRYVPLIPDVFQWHADEITELPRGATLLAASTRYPHQAFRLGDRAWGLQFHIECDTAMIADWAADSRLLAELGYDPDLVVAACHDVMVDVEEVWQPFAARFAALALGELEDATPRRSLPLLGQ
- a CDS encoding TetR/AcrR family transcriptional regulator — translated: MTEGVRAQQREQTRRALVAESRQLFATRGYAAVGLAEIVRVAGVTKGALYHHFAGKAELFRAVLAEVQREVAHRVATTADAEADPWARFTAGCQAFLTASTDPEIQQIMLIDGPAVLGWNEWRALDEAASGRHLADALTLLIQEGLIAPQPVAPITHLLSGAMNEAALWIARAADPTALADTRTALARMLDALRAP
- a CDS encoding VOC family protein; translated protein: MNLTSFYPVVCTAQLRESHDFYRRFFGFETTFEADWYVSLRRPGPPAYELALLDHQHPTLPEAYRAPVRGFLLNLEVTDVDAEWERLVVRGGLHAELPLRDEDFGQRHFIVAAPDRVLIDVITPIPPSGAHAEQYLDG
- a CDS encoding S66 peptidase family protein is translated as MLVSPSGPTRPERVARGVELLTGWGLRPVLAPNAYARQGYLAGTDDLRAADLNAAFADPEVRGVICTRGGYGAQRIVDAIDMAAVRRDPKVVAGFSDITALQFALWRGARLAGVHGPGAAWLDERTPLRSAESLHAALMTTEPVTVSAVAEEETFAVRVPGRATGPLLGGNLCLVVASLGTPDMPDLTGALLLVEDVQEPPYKVDRMLTQLRRAGVLDGLAGVAVGQFTDCADGWSVGVADVLSERLGDLGVPVLGGLPIGHGPGQLTVPVGTEATLDAETGTLTVTPAVR
- a CDS encoding Vgb family protein encodes the protein MTTSAKIREVPLAGAGGGPYGITVGPDGALWLTLAHAGGIARMGTGGELRTWSVSPDSRPLIITPGPDGALWFTRSGDDRIGRITTDGVLSAVALPAGTGPCGIAAGPDGALWYAAMNADAIGRVTVDGEQTRFPLPVSGGFASMVAAGPDEAVWFTLNQANAVGRIGMDGAVTLHALPTEGAAPVGITAGVDGALWFVEIGAGQLGRITPDGRITEYPLPDRSARPHAIVADPAGGCWYTEWGGNRIGHVAQDGTIDTYDLPTPASEPHGLTVAPDATVWAALETGALAHLTP
- a CDS encoding VOC family protein, yielding MSTITSGVNWFEVGTDRPEETGRFYTDLFGWAFGEQGTPEASYRVTEAGPAGSIQGAIRDTGGASPNYAIFYVQVADVADAARRAASAGGKVLVPPRSNDNGLTFAHLADPVGNHFGVYAPPPGA